Part of the Zingiber officinale cultivar Zhangliang chromosome 6A, Zo_v1.1, whole genome shotgun sequence genome, taatttggatgaattctagtacctattcttggtgtcggatcataccatgaacacttgaacaacacacacttctttattggtaatgcaggatattcaatcGCTATGAtctcctcaagtctaccatagtaatcaaactcagtattgttgttgtccatagatcctttgacgcaaacaccagaattataagttaatctctgtGAATCTCTTTGTGTCATGTGAAATCTAaggccattaacatagtaaccagagtacaCCTTAATTTTACGAAGCGGGTCtgatgcaatattcattatcctatcatcttgcacatttgatattctacggtctttcacctataaaaTATAGTCCACATATAAATTAAGACACCTATTAATAGGATTgaaggaaaattttttataaattttgtaacttacatatatttgaaaccatagtgCAATTTCAGTCTCTAACATTTCAGCTACCTCACTTGCAgcaattgatggattttgtatatATAGTTGTTGTTCATATAAGCTGAGAAAGAatgtaattatataaatattgagatatcaagaaagatatttaaaaatgaataattatttatttagagtagttaacttactttatgtatgacttgACCTCTTCACAGTTTAATAGTATGTATGTTTTTGCAGCATGGTATTCATCTtcggttaaccatctagaacGTGATGCACCCATTGATttaccagaaaatttgaaaatagaaagcatcgatgggtctATCGGCTGAacatcatcagaatttctaggacatttgcgGTGTCTTGTTTGCACACTATCAGCAAAATAATTTGAACAGAAAGAAGATttttcttcaaccagataagcattacagattgaaccctcaactcttgctttgttacgaatattattttttaattttctcaaaaaccgtTCAAATGGATATATCCATCTGTACTGCATAGGCCCTCCTATTTGTGCCTCGTATGGTAAATGcactggtagatgttccattgaatcaaaaaaactaggtggaaatatgcgctccagcttacataatataagaggaatgtctgtttctagctgaagcatatcatccatcataatacatctgactgtcaaatctctaaaaaatagactcaattcagtGAGTGCTTTCTAAACATgttgaggaagtaagtcatggaaggctattggaataagtctttgcatgaatacatgacaatcatgacttttcattctAAACATCTTTAATCTATTCACATCCATGCATCtagccatatttgaggcatacccatctggaaatttgatttctttcaaccaattgcataaagcttgcttaccatctttgtctaatgtataacaaACTTTTGGAAATCTGTTGGTTGTTTCATCCTGATGGAACTCTGGTCTattaactagttcttttaattcttcacgtgattttgcagtgtctttagttcttccaggcacattcatcatagtgttgaaaatattatcgaagaaatttttctcaatatgcatggCATCCAAATTATGTCTAATAAGTAAATGCTTCCAATATGGTAGCTCCCAAAAAATacttcttttcttccaaccacacttgcacatcctaacaatgtatttatttaactcATCGGAACCAggttgagatactggtagaaatccataactgtCTATTTGCTCAATGATTTCTTCATCTGAAACATGAGCTGGAGGAGATTTTCTCACaacaacattttttaaaaagaatttcttatttcgcctaaaagagtgatcaattggtaaaaatttacgatgattatcaaaccaagatactttCCCACTATAAGGTCatgaaaatgcatcagaatcTGTCATACAGTGTGGACAagctaatttaccagccgtgctccatcccgacaacattgagaaTGCTGGAAAATTACTGATtgtccataataatgcagcatgcaatctaaaattagttttacttgcaacatcgtaaatcactgaccctacattccataattcattcaactcggcaatcagaggttgcaagaaaacatctatcttctcttttggatttgttggaccaggaataagtaaaactcacaaaatataaGTGTCCTTCACGTGATGTTACACTGACTGATCCCAGAAATTCGTGTGTACGTAGTCTAGAATCTCCTTTGTCTTGTTTGTTATTGTCTTAAATTGCACTTTCCTTTATTTCCCAAGAATACAGAATTTACAGAATTCAAATTTGCATGTCTTGACACCCTTcaataaatctctcttgtgaagttctagcatcccacattcacccatatgccctagccacatatgccacaagacagttCTGTCTaattcagactccaccgaggtgactccacctacaactgtagtccttatcaacttgtagatgtttttTGCTATCTTTTatcctttcattaccgtcagagctcccttgTTGACCTTCATCATCCCGTTTACTGATTTGTAATTGCAACCAATACTATCCAGTGtacctagtgagatcaagttcttccttaacTCTGGTATATATCTGATATCACATAGGGTTCTGATCACactatcaaacatcttgattctgatgTTCTCTATGCCGATAACTTTGCATGACACATCGTTTCtcatcaacactgaaccagaattCACTACCCTATAGGTGTTAAACCactccttgtttggagtcatgtgatatgaacatgcagagtctaagaTCCATGCATCCATCAGCTGCTCTAAACTcaacataactgatagcatatctctatTACCGCCCTCGAAATTTTCTTATTCAATTATATTTACAGACTTTGTCgaactacctttgttctctgcaacatgtttctttatctctAGACAATCTCACTTGATATGATCTTTGCCTCCACacttgtagcacgtgatcactttcttccttctcgacttagaatgAGACTTGTTGTTACCCGATCCAGATTTGCTTCTACCatgctcttggttgctatttaccacaagtcattctccctgagaaacttcatcgcttgttttcttcttttggtgaaaacctagcaacgcacctgtgatctcctctaatttgagagtttccttaccccacatcaaagtagtaaccaaattctcataCGTAggtgatgaaggtagagaattcaacaacatcagcgtcTTGTCctcgtcttcgatcttcacatcaactcGCTTCAGATTGCTCACAATCTAGTTGAATACATTGATGTGCAAGCTCAGATCAGTTCCTTCTGTCAACTTCCACCTGAATAATTTTTACTTGAGATATAACTTAtttgtcaatgactttgacatgtactAGCTTTCCAACTTTTGCCAAACTACCACCAGTGACTCTTCGTCCATGACATGTTACATCACATCATCTATAAGACAAAGTCTGATTATTGCTACTGCCTTCGCCTGAAAATTTTCCCAATCTGATCTCTCCAAGCTTCCCGGTTTCCTTTCTCCTAGCGctttcaccatgccttgttgcactaACAAGTTCTTGACTTTTTTATGCCATAATCCGAAGTTTCCAGTTCCATCAAACTTCATCATATCAAATTTCGCAGAAGTCATCCCGACATGTTAAAGAAATTCTCCaaaacctgtagctctgataccaattgttgcgcaAAGAAAGGGCAACATCTCTCAACCTCTAATGTGcgaaagaagagaaagagagaaaagagatcgcgcggagcaacaagacaaagacacaCAAAAGGAGAGCGAActagagaaagaagaaaaagaagagaaagaacaagaGTTACCGTGTATCAACGACGTGCCTATTTTATAAAAACGAtcgaaactttattagaattctctctacacaagagaattatatctaatgattcttgtaatTATTGTTGTACAATAAGTTTATAATGATCTCTATAAATAATGCATAAACCTCATACCTGATAAAAtcgtaatagaattttattatgatttttcataataaaattctattatgaaaaatcataacacaattctattatataaaatcataataaaattttattaaaaacttttaataaatttttcttcCATAATATTTATTACGTTGATTTTCATTATAAGCCATCCGTCAACCTTCCATAAATATTTTCCTGTTGTATTACATTTTAATGAATGGTTGGTGGTTCGGGCAGGGTGAAGCGGAGCCAAGTCCGAAAAGAAGCTTCGATTTGGCACGGCCGCCTTTGTGGACTGGGACTCCTAGCTACCAACCTTCCGGGGCCTTATTCTAATGGCGTAATCTGGAAGGCGTTTTTACGGATCTGGGAAGGCGCTACATTGTAATCGAGGAGTCAAAAGACGGGATCGGTGGCGATGCCCTACTCTATTAATGGCGCACTCTCCTCCTCTCGTGGCTCATCCTTTGCTCCTGTCAACTCGTCTCTCACTCTCTTGGCGGTTTCCTCGGCGATCAAGCGAAAGGCGGCATGGGATTCTTCAGGAGCCTCACCCGACTGCCCGGCCCAACCGGATTCGGCTTCAGTTCCACATCCGAGCAGGTCACTGAGGGCGTCGACGCTTCCAAGCAGACCGTCATCGTCACCGGTTTGTCCATCCCTAGGATCTGGAGAATCACTCTTTGAAAATCTGTTCTTGCTTAAGCGAGCTTGGTTTTTTTCGAACTCTAGCTTGATTCGTGTTTTGATGCACAGATCTGATTTGTTTCCGACTTGATTTTGGTGCCTAATTCATCCAAACTCCCACTCTTTCCTTGATGCTCGTTTGGTGATGGCTCCTTTTTATATTGAAAAAGCTTTTAAAATGTTGactcttattttaatttattaatgttgCTTGCTGATCGCTATACTAATATTATGTCAATGAATGAGAATCTCTCTTCTAGATTTAAGTATTGATACATTTGATCTTCATACTTGAAATGAATGTCGAATTTTCTTTTATGCAATGTACACGGCGTTCCTAAACATCTACTTTTTTCAGAGTAAAATATCCTAACCCTAAGATTCTTTGTTACGATAAACGATTTAAGCATGGTATACCTGCAGCATAGTGCTGAACCCAAACCAATCATTGAGTGACGACAATGAAATTGGTACTTGCATCATATAAAAATTTTCATGCAAACCCCAGGTGGAAGTAGTGGGATTGGAGCTGAAACTGCGAGGGTTATGGCCCTCAGAGGAGCACATGTCATCATTGGAGCAAGGAACATGGAAGCTGCCAATGTGGTAAAGGAGAATATCCAACAGAGTATTCCATCTGCCAAAGTTGATGTCTCGGAGCTTGAACTTAGCTCACAAAAGTCTGTCCGAGCCTTCGCAGACAGATTCATTGAAAGGAATCTACCCCTCAACGTCTTGATGTAATCACATGCTTCTCATGTTCAAATGTTGCATGCTTGtcacttccttcttctttttccccAATTTTTACATCTTTAATTTGTCATCAGAAACAATGCTGGCGTGATGAACTGCCCTTATAAACTCTCAGAAGATGGTATAGAGATGCAATTTGCTACAAATCATCTGGGTATATCTCTTACACTTAATAAATCAATTTCATTCCCTAATACTCTGCAATAGTTTTATTGGATATTTTTTCAACCAAATTATCTTTAGTTCTCTAAATTCCTTAAgttcattttaaattccttttgacTCCAGGTCACTTTTTGTTGACGAATCTTCTACTTGAGAAAATGAAAACTACAGCAAAGGAGTCAGGAATCGAAGGGCGTATTGTGAATCTATCATCTGTAGCTCACATTGGGACATATAGAGAAGGAATACGGTTTGACAAACTCAATGACAAAGCTTCGTAAGTTACTAATGGTTGTTGGACAAATTTGTATAATATAGGGGATGCATTACTTTTATTGTTGACCACTGaatgtttgatttatttattaattgattggATTTCCATCTTGGATTTAGATACAATGATAAAATGGCATACGGGCAATCCAAACTGGCTAACATATTGCATGCCAATGAGCTTGCAAGGCGCTTAAAGGTACTTCATCTTGCAGTGCAcatttcaattaaatattaattgtaTGTATCCTGTATGTCCAATAGAAATAATTATGCAGCAAAACAAAAAGATAATGCTAAACTTCATTGAAATCTTTGCCTACTTTTCCTTTATGTAACAATGTGTAACTTATATTTCCTAAACTAATACAAGCCACTTCAAACGACCACTCTATGTTATGAATCTCAAATGGCCTTGTATGCTGAACAAGAATACTATCTCAATCAGccaagatttttttaattaataattatcacTTATAATCTTTTgacatcaaaatctttttaatattGCAAAGAACACTAATTTTTTTCATTGTCTACAAATTATCTGTTCTCTTGTTTAGTTTATGATGCGCGGACAAAAAATCAGTACAAGGATGCCTTAATGAGAACTCATACTTCTCTTTGTGGAAGACCCATAAATTTGAATTTACTGGAACTTGTTTCACGGCCTGAATGTGGAAGAACTATTTACGCAATAGATCATACTGAAGAATATCTGATAGCATGCACTAATTAATTACGGAAAGTGATAATTAGAAAGGATGTTATTGCTGTATTTACTATAAATATCTTCTGTTTTTCTTCTGAGC contains:
- the LOC121998365 gene encoding short-chain dehydrogenase TIC 32 B, chloroplastic-like, which produces MGFFRSLTRLPGPTGFGFSSTSEQVTEGVDASKQTVIVTGGSSGIGAETARVMALRGAHVIIGARNMEAANVVKENIQQSIPSAKVDVSELELSSQKSVRAFADRFIERNLPLNVLINNAGVMNCPYKLSEDGIEMQFATNHLGHFLLTNLLLEKMKTTAKESGIEGRIVNLSSVAHIGTYREGIRFDKLNDKASYNDKMAYGQSKLANILHANELARRLKEEGANVTANSVHPGLIETNLMRHSVAFITALRAVSGFMWKTVPQGAATSCYVALNPNMKGVTGKYFADCNEEKATAKARDEALAKKLWEFSEQLVNSTKAK